A part of Arachis hypogaea cultivar Tifrunner chromosome 12, arahy.Tifrunner.gnm2.J5K5, whole genome shotgun sequence genomic DNA contains:
- the LOC140176859 gene encoding putative pentatricopeptide repeat-containing protein At5g37570: MNSIFRHSSSPPRSTAAIITLLKACKTIHHIYQVHASIIQRGLEQDHLIISRFIFLSASFAATASYYTSVFDRVLGPSPFLWNSLIGAHTKGSYFFDALSAFIRMKAHGSLPNRYTYSSVIKACSSMYRSCEGKLLHGSVLRYGG, translated from the coding sequence ATGAATTCAATATTTCGACACTCTTCTTCTCCACCGCGTTCAACTGCCGCCATTATCACCCTTCTTAAGGCCTGCAAGACCATTCATCACATCTACCAAGTCCACGCCTCCATCATTCAACGAGGTCTAGAGCAAGATCACCTCATTATCTCCCGCTTCATTTTCCTTTCCGCCTCCTTTGCCGCCACTGCTTCATATTACACCTCCGTCTTCGACCGCGTCCTTGGCCCTTCCCCTTTTCTCTGGAACTCCCTCATTGGAGCCCACACCAAAGGAAGTTACTTTTTCGACGCCCTCTCTGCTTTTATTCGCATGAAGGCACATGGGTCTCTTCCTAATAGGTACACTTACTCTTCTGTGATTAAGGCATGTTCAAGCATGTACAGATCCTGCGAAGGAAAATTGCTCCATGGCTCGGTGTTGAGGTATGGGGGTTGA
- the LOC112730501 gene encoding protein FAR1-RELATED SEQUENCE 5-like — protein sequence MSGIFTDTEMNEQYQEDDDFNQQEELVTDQDMMDEQNEFEQDFRDIITEGAFFSESDTSDYIVEAVYAVDFVQDITSVKFSENFAEEIGKYHFSTLQLAFDFYMKYSKSKGFSARKSKTFKNSSGDIYRQLFVCHRQGFRMEKYYTMEKRKKEPRLETRTGCEARMDVKFVPESGRWHIFYFSDEHNHDLLDTQFSAMLPAHRKMSEADIMQMMNMLKSGISTSQIFSLLASQAGGYEFVGYGPRDMYNKIARERHQIPGDAARVLKKLEDMRLKDPQLYFKACHDSRGLLRNLFWSDGISQLDYRLFGDVIAFDATYKKNKYSCPLVIFSGVNHHNQTTVFAAALIADETTDTYVWLLRQLMFAMRGKTPTSIITDGAMAIRNAVRDVFPEVRHRLCAWHLIRNATSNVGNPSFTSKFRKIMTGDYEIPVFKRKWVQLIEEFGIEDKPWVINMYEEKHMWATAYLRGKFFAGFRTTSRCEGLHSVVGRYVGSRYDLTSFVEHFQRCVAHMRFNEFSADYGSTRGVPVMQTCIELLERYAAELYTHEIFLFFWSFLSRAGSMRVLNIDNNDDCIKYIVCKHGRPDFTWTVDFRQEEMIFMCTCLRMESFGIPCEHIVKVLVDRDIREIPRSLVLDRWTKKVKSALNDPSGFTRDAVVISRQSALVEFSKQLAAVAAKVPERYEETRDLIMGLYSSYKAADEGDNQPHSGVARSINPYVHPTTGGSGQPSKRKKRQRCSVCQMEGHKKTTCPWQKDIDNNVLENEAIGSDDGDMCTEATAELDSDS from the coding sequence ATGTCAGGTATATTTACGGACACTGAGATGAATGAGCAATACCAGGAGGACGATGACTTTAACCAACAAGAAGAGCTAGTAACTGACCAAGATATGATGGATGAACAGAATGAATTCGAACAAGATTTCAGAGATATCATAACCGAGGGAGCGTTTTTTTCTGAATCTGATACGTCAGATTATATCGTTGAAGCCGTTTATGCGGTTGACTTCGTGCAAGACATTACATCTGTGAAATTTAGTGAGAATTTTGCGGAGGAAATTGGCAAATACCACTTTTCTACTTTGCAGCTTGcatttgatttttatatgaagTACTCAAAGTCGAAGGGCTTTAGTGCAAGGAAGAGCAAGACCTTCAAGAATAGTAGTGGCGATATTTACAGACAACTGTTTGTATGCCACAGGCAAGGATTCAGGATGGAGAAATATTACACGATggaaaaaaggaagaaggagcCTAGGTTGGAAACAAGAACTGGATGTGAAGCCCGAATGGATGTTAAATTTGTACCAGAAAGTGGAAGGTGGCATATCTTTTATTTCTCTGACGAACACAACCATGATCTATTGGATACACAATTCAGTGCTATGTTGCCTGCCCACAGAAAAATGTCAGAGGCAGATATTATGCAAATGATGAACATGCTAAAGTCAGGGATCAGCACCTCACAGATATTTAGTCTTCTAGCTAGCCAAGCAGGCGGATACGAATTTGTTGGCTATGGTCCCCGAGATATGTACAATAAGATTGCTCGGGAGAGGCATCAAATTCCTGGTGATGCAGCACGAGTGTTGAAGAAGTTGGAGGATATGCGGTTGAAGGATCCACAATTATATTTCAAGGCATGTCACGATTCAAGAGGTCTGTTACGTAATTTGTTCTGGTCTGATGGGATTAGCCAACTAGACTACCGACTCTTCGGGGATGTTATTGCTTTTGATGCTACGTACAAGAAGAACAAGTATAGTTGTCCGTTAGTAATATTCAGCGGGGTTAACCACCACAACCAAACAACTGTTTTTGCTGCTGCGTTAATCGCAGATGAAACTACTGATACATATGTTTGGCTCCTGCGTCAGCTCATGTTTGCAATGAGGGGCAAGACCCCGACCTCAATCATAACTGATGGGGCCATGGCGATTAGGAATGCAGTGAGAGATGTATTTCCCGAAGTCAGACATAGATTATGCGCTTGGCACCTTATTCGAAATGCAACTAGCAATGTTGGAAATCCATCGTTTACATctaaatttagaaaaatcatGACAGGAGACTATGAGATTCCCGTGTTTAAGCGTAAGTGGGTTCAGCTTATTGAAGAATTTGGAATTGAGGATAAGCCGTGGGTGATCAACATGTACGAAGAGAAGCATATGTGGGCTACTGCATATCTAAGAGGAAAATTCTTTGCTGGCTTTAGAACTACATCAAGATGTGAAGGTTTACACTCAGTTGTGGGAAGGTATGTGGGGTCGCGGTATGATTTGACAAGTTTTGTAGAGCATTTTCAAAGGTGTGTAGCACACATGCGCTTTAACGAATTTAGTGCTGATTATGGATCTACACGTGGGGTGCCCGTCATGCAAACTTGTATAGAGCTGCTAGAGAGATATGCTGCTGAGTTATACACTCATgagatatttcttttcttttggtcATTTCTCTCCAGAGCTGGATCAATGCGGGTTCTGAACATAGATAATAACGATGATTGCATAAAATACATTGTGTGTAAGCATGGGAGGCCCGATTTTACGTGGACCGTTGATTTTCGTCAAGAAGAAATGATCTTCATGTGTACCTGTTTACGAATGGAGTCATTTGGTATTCCCTGCGAACATATTGTGAAAGTTCTGGTTGACAGAGACATCCGTGAGATTCCCCGGTCATTGGTATTGGATAGATGGACAAAAAAGGTTAAATCAGCACTCAATGATCCAAGTGGGTTCACTAGGGATGCTGTTGTTATTAGTCGTCAAAGTGCTTTGGTGGAATTTTCTAAACAACTGGCTGCTGTTGCTGCTAAAGTACCAGAGAGATATGAAGAGACACGTGATTTAATTATGGGATTGTACTCATCTTACAAGGCTGCAGACGAAGGAGATAATCAACCTCACTCAGGTGTTGCTAGAAGTATCAATCCGTATGTGCATCCAACCACTGGAGGCTCAGGACAGCCATCTAAGAGGAAGAAGCGGCAACGTTGTAGTGTTTGTCAAATGGAAGGACATAAGAAGACAACATGTCCTTGGCAAAAGGACATTGACAACAACGTTTTAGAAAATGAAGCAATCGGTTCGGACGATGGCGACATGTGTACCGAAGCAACGGCTGAGTTAGATAGTGATAGTTAG